A stretch of the Azospirillum brasilense genome encodes the following:
- a CDS encoding glycosyltransferase family 4 protein gives MSVPFTGESANSGKSVLLVAFACEPDSGSESANGWNWGEGLKRSGCRVTVVTQGRLRPKILDKIERGETAFEPDDFVFIDRPDTMAHHDSKTRFQLSYIAWQWRCRAVVKELVRRQPFDIIHNVTIGGIRFPAFCGGLAPLSVIGPVGGGERAPWPLIRPLGWKAIVTELVRDAAIAMTRIDPFLRLTYRRYNLIYVKTHESRHVLPAGDRHKARQHFGCSLPPERFVPMKAQTGGDAGAPLKLRFSGRFLYWKGGYYALAALARALEKGARAHLQMIGSGPQSEEWKTLADRLGIAEHVDFVEWLSQPDYMEVLRSSDALLFPSLHDSAANVIMEALANAQPVICLDLGGSGIMIDSSCGFAIPCRGRAAAEVIDGLADAIVTLDRDRPRLRAMSRAAHARAQDFASCRITPDLYTPAPA, from the coding sequence ATGAGCGTGCCGTTCACCGGCGAATCCGCCAACTCCGGAAAGTCGGTTCTTCTGGTGGCCTTCGCCTGCGAGCCGGACAGCGGGTCGGAATCCGCCAACGGCTGGAACTGGGGCGAGGGGCTGAAGCGCTCGGGCTGCCGCGTGACGGTGGTGACGCAGGGGCGCCTGCGCCCGAAGATCCTGGACAAGATCGAACGCGGCGAAACCGCCTTCGAACCCGACGACTTCGTGTTCATCGACCGCCCCGACACCATGGCGCACCACGACAGCAAGACGCGGTTCCAGCTCTCCTACATCGCGTGGCAATGGCGCTGCCGGGCGGTGGTGAAGGAGCTGGTGCGCCGGCAGCCCTTCGACATCATCCACAACGTGACCATCGGCGGAATCCGTTTTCCCGCCTTCTGCGGCGGGCTGGCGCCCCTGTCGGTGATCGGCCCGGTCGGCGGCGGGGAGCGGGCACCCTGGCCGCTGATCCGACCGCTGGGCTGGAAGGCCATCGTGACGGAGCTGGTCCGCGACGCCGCCATCGCCATGACGCGCATCGACCCCTTCCTCCGCCTGACCTACCGGCGCTACAACCTGATCTATGTGAAGACCCATGAGAGCCGCCACGTCCTGCCCGCCGGGGACCGCCACAAGGCGCGCCAGCATTTCGGCTGCTCCCTCCCGCCTGAACGCTTCGTGCCGATGAAGGCCCAAACCGGCGGCGATGCCGGAGCGCCGCTGAAGCTGCGCTTCTCGGGCCGCTTCCTCTACTGGAAGGGTGGCTACTACGCGCTGGCCGCGCTGGCCAGGGCGCTGGAGAAGGGGGCGCGGGCACACCTTCAGATGATCGGCAGCGGTCCGCAGTCGGAGGAGTGGAAGACTCTCGCCGACCGGCTGGGCATCGCCGAACATGTCGATTTCGTCGAATGGCTGTCGCAGCCCGACTATATGGAGGTGCTGCGAAGCTCCGACGCGCTTCTGTTCCCCAGCCTGCACGACTCCGCCGCCAACGTCATCATGGAGGCGCTGGCCAACGCGCAGCCGGTGATCTGCCTCGATCTCGGCGGCTCGGGAATCATGATCGATTCCTCCTGCGGCTTCGCCATTCCCTGCCGCGGGCGCGCGGCGGCGGAGGTGATCGACGGGCTGGCCGACGCCATCGTGACCCTGGACCGGGACCGTCCGCGCCTGCGCGCCATGAGCCGTGCCGCCCACGCGCGCGCCCAGGATTTCGCGAGCTGCCGCATCACCCCCGACCTCTACACGCCGGCGCCGGCATGA
- a CDS encoding glycosyltransferase family 4 protein: MSPADGSAAFAMEESRLRPLDLRHVVIQPAIAHPSSANGLHNVVRNLIAEQRAMGDDARLCLFSDDPDALTGIPADCPAQRFPLGGPRLSGRSLTIADATLDRLLDGAGPDTVVHIHGAVKPLFAALARGLHRRGVAYGVTLHGQCSHIYDIAGRVRRPLPAAWLRVFDGPAFARARFVHAITEEEAAIVRRVAPGAAVRLLPNTAWSARRGALPAPIPRAAPYGGRPTFGYCARYEIEHKGVDLLIDGFAAYRRAGGRGVLELAGSGPARTELERRANAHGLGTHIRIHGPVFGAEKAAMMAGWHYFVLTSRFDVMPTGCLEAALSGLPLIVTRETGLVPYVEGHGAGFGVSALTAEAVADALARAERTGPGSWQSMAANAHRMVVVIGDWGRIAARLRAAAYGRPS; this comes from the coding sequence ATGTCGCCCGCTGACGGCAGCGCCGCATTTGCCATGGAAGAGTCCCGGCTGCGCCCGCTCGACCTCCGGCACGTCGTGATCCAGCCGGCCATCGCCCACCCCTCCTCGGCGAACGGGCTGCACAATGTGGTGCGCAACCTGATCGCGGAGCAGCGGGCCATGGGCGACGACGCCCGGCTGTGCCTGTTCTCCGACGATCCGGACGCCCTGACCGGCATCCCGGCGGACTGCCCGGCGCAGCGCTTCCCCCTCGGCGGGCCGCGCCTGTCCGGACGGTCGCTGACCATTGCGGACGCGACGCTGGACCGCCTGCTCGACGGCGCCGGACCGGACACGGTGGTGCACATCCATGGCGCGGTGAAGCCGCTGTTCGCGGCGCTCGCCCGCGGGCTGCACCGGCGCGGCGTCGCCTATGGCGTGACGCTGCACGGCCAGTGCTCCCACATCTACGACATCGCGGGCCGGGTGCGCCGCCCTCTGCCCGCCGCGTGGTTGCGCGTCTTCGATGGCCCGGCCTTCGCCCGCGCCCGCTTCGTCCACGCCATCACCGAGGAGGAGGCCGCCATCGTCCGCCGGGTCGCGCCCGGCGCCGCTGTCCGCCTGCTGCCCAACACCGCCTGGTCGGCGCGGCGCGGCGCCCTTCCCGCCCCGATCCCGAGGGCCGCGCCGTACGGCGGCCGGCCGACCTTCGGCTATTGCGCGCGCTACGAGATCGAGCACAAGGGCGTGGACCTGCTGATCGACGGCTTTGCCGCCTACCGCCGGGCCGGCGGGCGCGGGGTGCTGGAGCTGGCCGGGTCCGGCCCCGCCCGCACCGAGCTGGAGCGGCGTGCGAACGCCCATGGCCTCGGCACCCACATCCGCATCCACGGCCCGGTCTTCGGGGCGGAGAAGGCGGCGATGATGGCGGGCTGGCATTACTTCGTCCTGACCTCCCGCTTCGACGTGATGCCCACCGGCTGCCTGGAGGCCGCCCTGTCCGGCCTGCCGCTGATCGTGACGCGGGAGACCGGCCTCGTCCCCTATGTGGAGGGCCACGGCGCCGGCTTCGGCGTGTCCGCCCTGACGGCGGAGGCGGTGGCCGACGCGCTGGCGCGGGCCGAGCGCACCGGTCCGGGTTCCTGGCAGAGCATGGCGGCCAACGCCCACCGCATGGTGGTGGTGATCGGCGACTGGGGGCGGATCGCCGCCCGGCTGCGCGCCGCCGCCTACGGACGCCCGTCATGA
- the rffA gene encoding dTDP-4-amino-4,6-dideoxygalactose transaminase, with protein sequence MSDMKIGFNRPKLTGNELEYIRQSLEQAHLSGDGAFTKRCHAWLERRLGAPQALLTHSCTAALEMAALLTNVGPGDEVIMPSYTFVSTANAFVLRGAVPVFVDIRPDTLNIDERLIEAAITPRTRAICVVHYAGVACDMDAICAIAARHGLAVIEDAAQALMSAYRGRPLGTFGALSAFSFHETKNLISGEGGALVVNDPDLITRAEIIREKGTNRTRFLRGEVNKYSWVDVGSSYLPSDMLAAFLLAQFENAERLDEERHALWNAYHEALAPLEERGLLRRPVIPAECRHNAHLYYVLARTADERNALIAHLRTTGIQAPFHYVPLHTAPAGRRYSRAAGELPVTTDLSARLLRLPMWYGLGAGAGQVVEAVQDFFRTAHSRAAATTGYAASKVLARHSAWVRSASGEVLPAPPATPPATPHGTPPA encoded by the coding sequence ATGAGCGACATGAAGATTGGCTTCAACCGCCCCAAGTTAACCGGTAACGAACTGGAATACATCCGCCAGTCCCTGGAGCAGGCGCACCTTTCCGGAGACGGTGCGTTCACCAAACGCTGTCACGCGTGGCTGGAACGGCGGCTTGGGGCACCGCAGGCCTTGCTGACCCATTCCTGCACGGCAGCGCTGGAGATGGCCGCCCTTCTGACCAACGTCGGTCCGGGGGATGAGGTCATCATGCCCTCCTACACCTTCGTGTCCACCGCGAACGCCTTCGTGCTGCGCGGGGCGGTGCCTGTCTTCGTGGACATTCGGCCGGACACGCTGAACATCGACGAGCGCCTGATCGAGGCGGCGATCACGCCCCGCACCCGCGCGATCTGCGTGGTGCATTACGCCGGCGTCGCCTGCGACATGGACGCGATCTGCGCCATCGCCGCCCGGCATGGCCTGGCGGTGATCGAGGATGCCGCGCAGGCGCTAATGTCCGCGTACCGCGGCCGTCCGCTCGGCACCTTCGGCGCCTTGTCGGCCTTCTCCTTCCACGAAACCAAGAATCTGATCTCCGGCGAGGGAGGCGCCCTGGTCGTCAACGATCCGGATTTGATCACCCGCGCCGAAATCATCCGCGAGAAGGGCACAAACCGCACGCGCTTCCTCCGTGGCGAGGTCAACAAGTACAGCTGGGTGGACGTCGGTTCGTCCTATCTTCCCTCTGACATGCTGGCGGCGTTTCTTCTCGCTCAGTTCGAGAATGCCGAGCGGCTGGACGAGGAGCGCCATGCCTTGTGGAACGCCTACCACGAGGCTCTGGCACCGCTGGAGGAACGCGGCCTGTTGCGCCGTCCGGTGATCCCGGCCGAGTGTCGGCACAATGCGCATCTGTATTACGTCCTGGCGCGCACAGCCGATGAACGCAATGCGTTGATCGCCCACCTGCGAACGACCGGTATTCAGGCGCCGTTTCATTACGTGCCGCTGCACACCGCACCGGCAGGACGGCGTTATTCGCGCGCCGCGGGGGAATTGCCGGTTACGACCGATCTCTCCGCAAGGCTGCTGCGTCTTCCGATGTGGTACGGGCTGGGTGCTGGAGCCGGGCAAGTGGTCGAAGCCGTGCAGGACTTCTTCCGTACGGCCCATTCGAGGGCGGCGGCAACGACAGGCTATGCTGCCTCAAAGGTGTTGGCTCGTCATTCGGCTTGGGTGCGAAGCGCATCCGGCGAGGTTTTGCCAGCGCCACCCGCAACGCCACCCGCAACGCCACATGGGACGCCACCGGCATGA
- a CDS encoding lipopolysaccharide biosynthesis protein, whose protein sequence is MRMIPASLPASLVRSFWTLADQGVVSLGMFAINIQLARTFPSEEYGTFVFFLSVLLALQVVNVSLIQYPLSVEGAVLDRAERRTLAGRAVLMTAGSILPLSGIVALVGYGLGMPELVGPAVLYFIVWQVQEIGRRGLMSGLKHDKALWGDSVTYLGQIAVLNLMALGGHLTLERVFIAMTGPALAGAVVHFAILRPRFDGLSDLPAVVRRFWSIGHWALANNLFLMLRVQSLVWLMAAMDGMASTAAFQAVVNLVNIANPIIIGMGNLVPQIAARGRSTLHTEAGGLHPDEQAWLAIRGYVVIGAAPLLVYYSLGLLFPDQMLHIVYGAMSPYADQEWPLRLLSIGALAGYLAEMVCSYFYGVQRSQFALVVNVTGTLAVFAVVGPLAAMYGVAGVCMALLFSSLLRVGAAHHYLSKTRTAHVAR, encoded by the coding sequence ATGAGAATGATCCCGGCGTCGCTTCCAGCCTCGTTGGTGCGCAGCTTCTGGACCCTCGCCGACCAGGGCGTGGTCAGCCTGGGCATGTTCGCCATCAACATCCAGCTCGCCCGGACCTTCCCGTCGGAGGAATACGGGACCTTCGTCTTCTTCCTCTCGGTCCTGCTGGCGCTCCAGGTCGTCAATGTCAGCCTGATCCAGTACCCGCTGTCGGTGGAGGGCGCGGTGCTGGACCGCGCCGAACGCCGGACCCTGGCGGGCCGCGCCGTCCTGATGACCGCCGGGTCGATCCTGCCGCTGTCCGGCATCGTGGCGCTGGTCGGCTATGGGCTCGGCATGCCGGAGCTGGTCGGCCCCGCCGTGCTCTACTTCATCGTCTGGCAGGTGCAGGAGATCGGACGGCGCGGGCTGATGTCCGGGCTGAAGCACGACAAGGCGCTGTGGGGCGACAGCGTCACCTATCTGGGCCAGATCGCCGTTCTGAACCTGATGGCGCTGGGCGGTCACCTGACGCTGGAACGGGTGTTCATCGCCATGACCGGTCCGGCGCTGGCCGGGGCGGTGGTCCATTTCGCGATCCTGCGCCCGCGCTTCGACGGCCTGTCGGATTTGCCGGCGGTGGTCCGCCGCTTCTGGTCGATCGGCCATTGGGCGCTCGCCAACAACCTGTTCCTGATGCTGCGGGTGCAGAGCCTCGTCTGGCTGATGGCGGCGATGGACGGCATGGCGTCGACCGCGGCGTTCCAGGCCGTGGTCAATCTGGTGAACATCGCCAACCCGATCATCATTGGCATGGGCAACCTCGTCCCCCAGATCGCGGCACGCGGGCGCAGCACCCTGCACACGGAAGCGGGGGGGCTGCATCCCGACGAGCAGGCGTGGCTGGCGATCCGCGGCTACGTCGTCATCGGGGCGGCGCCGCTGCTGGTCTATTACAGCCTCGGCCTGCTGTTCCCCGACCAGATGCTGCACATCGTCTATGGCGCCATGTCGCCCTACGCCGACCAGGAATGGCCGCTGCGCCTGCTCTCCATCGGGGCGCTGGCCGGCTATCTGGCGGAGATGGTCTGCTCCTACTTCTACGGCGTGCAGCGCAGCCAGTTCGCGCTGGTGGTGAACGTCACCGGGACACTGGCGGTGTTCGCGGTGGTCGGCCCGCTGGCGGCGATGTACGGGGTCGCCGGGGTCTGCATGGCCCTGCTGTTCTCCAGCCTGCTGCGCGTCGGCGCCGCCCACCACTACCTTTCCAAGACGAGGACCGCCCATGTCGCCCGCTGA
- a CDS encoding carbohydrate-binding domain-containing protein — MANLYGPKTLTAPAGAIVIAPGANIQSIVNGAPAGATFWLQPGEYRLQSITPKDNQTFIGAEGAVLNGSKLLTGFTQDSAGRWVIGGQTQQGERRATDEATPGAMRAGYPETVYVDDKPLTPVDALSKLKAGTFYFDYNADKIYLGDNPAGHKVEAGTTAHAFGGTAKGVTVKNLVIEKYTPPAQEGAIQGDANWTIQDNELRLNYAVGATAQDGSKFIGNYVHDNGEMGLGGAGAKILVEGNEIARNGAWSGIDVFWEGGGTKFAYTTDLVVRGNYSHDNTGFGLWTDIDNVGTLYENNVLVNNSGGGITHEISYDAIIRNNVMVGNGAKPQAEGWLWGGSIQIQNSQNVEAYGNKIDITGVKGANSIVMIQQDRGAGEFGTWKTTNNKIHDNIIVSKDGNGQSGGVADYDEAGMLNGGNTWDNNTYYMPDGDRWRWGDFPEGDSWSAYMNATTQDEHSTLSQAYPSTAGWTTVTPTAPPAPTPTDTTPPTVKVSIADTSVTKGEAPLVTFAFSEAVKDFALADTTVKGGTLSGFKTVDASTYTAVFTPSTNTKITDANVAVKAGSYTDLAGNAGKAGASAGFAVDTTTTVPTTPTASVTTIKVNASGAAAGGVNAHFKVLVDGKAIGDATVGTAAKDYNFTTTLTAGQPHKVQIQYDNDGFVNGQDRNLFVNKITINGTAHNPTDSIVSYDKGALDGKDVVKGQSSMWWGGTLVVDAPAKEFPAGGSLPQSGPSTTTITVNASGAAAGGVNAHFNLLVDGQKVGEGVAGTAAKDYSFTTSLSADQAHKVQIQYDNDAVVNGQDRSLFVNKVTINGKSVLPTDGVVTYDKGALDGKDVVKGQSGMWWNGTLVVDADKSFFPSATPVGEATALALDAGTDSVWSHVAAQQAAAAPVAVADAVANSLYAAMPVEAGYDPLFDHADPSLLSHAA, encoded by the coding sequence ATGGCTAACCTGTACGGACCGAAGACGCTGACGGCCCCCGCTGGTGCGATCGTCATCGCACCGGGCGCCAACATCCAATCCATCGTCAATGGCGCTCCCGCTGGCGCGACCTTCTGGTTGCAGCCGGGCGAGTACCGTCTTCAGTCGATCACGCCCAAGGACAACCAGACCTTCATCGGGGCCGAGGGCGCCGTGCTGAACGGGTCGAAGCTGCTGACCGGCTTCACCCAGGACAGCGCCGGGCGCTGGGTCATCGGTGGGCAAACGCAGCAGGGCGAGCGCCGCGCGACGGATGAGGCGACGCCCGGCGCCATGCGCGCCGGCTATCCGGAGACCGTCTATGTCGACGACAAGCCGCTGACGCCCGTGGACGCGCTGTCGAAGCTGAAGGCGGGAACCTTCTACTTCGACTACAACGCCGACAAGATCTATCTGGGCGACAACCCGGCGGGACACAAGGTGGAGGCCGGGACGACCGCCCACGCCTTCGGCGGCACCGCGAAGGGCGTGACGGTCAAGAACCTCGTCATTGAGAAATACACCCCGCCGGCGCAGGAAGGCGCCATCCAGGGCGACGCCAACTGGACCATCCAGGACAACGAGCTGCGGCTGAACTACGCGGTCGGCGCCACGGCGCAGGACGGCAGCAAGTTCATCGGCAACTACGTCCACGACAACGGCGAGATGGGGCTCGGCGGCGCCGGCGCCAAGATCCTGGTCGAGGGCAACGAGATCGCGCGTAACGGCGCCTGGTCGGGCATCGACGTGTTCTGGGAGGGCGGCGGCACCAAGTTCGCCTACACCACCGATCTGGTGGTCCGCGGCAACTACTCCCACGACAACACCGGCTTCGGCCTGTGGACCGACATCGACAATGTCGGGACGCTGTACGAGAACAACGTGCTCGTGAACAACAGCGGCGGCGGCATCACCCACGAGATCAGCTACGACGCCATCATCCGCAACAATGTGATGGTCGGCAACGGCGCCAAGCCGCAGGCTGAGGGCTGGCTGTGGGGCGGGTCGATCCAGATCCAGAACTCCCAGAACGTCGAGGCCTACGGCAACAAGATCGACATCACCGGGGTCAAGGGCGCCAACAGCATCGTGATGATCCAGCAGGACCGCGGCGCCGGCGAGTTCGGGACCTGGAAAACGACCAACAACAAGATCCACGACAACATCATCGTCTCGAAGGACGGCAACGGCCAGTCGGGCGGCGTCGCCGATTACGACGAAGCCGGCATGCTGAACGGCGGCAACACGTGGGACAACAACACCTACTACATGCCGGACGGTGACCGCTGGCGTTGGGGCGACTTTCCGGAGGGCGACAGCTGGTCCGCCTACATGAACGCGACCACGCAGGACGAGCATTCGACCCTGTCCCAGGCCTACCCCTCGACCGCCGGCTGGACGACGGTCACCCCCACCGCCCCGCCGGCCCCCACCCCGACCGACACCACGCCGCCCACGGTCAAGGTGAGCATCGCCGACACCAGCGTGACCAAGGGTGAGGCGCCGCTCGTCACCTTCGCCTTCAGCGAGGCGGTGAAGGACTTCGCGCTGGCCGACACCACGGTGAAGGGCGGCACGCTGAGCGGCTTCAAGACGGTGGACGCCTCCACCTACACCGCCGTCTTCACACCCTCGACCAACACGAAGATCACCGACGCCAACGTCGCGGTGAAGGCCGGCAGCTACACCGACCTCGCCGGCAACGCGGGCAAGGCTGGGGCCTCCGCCGGCTTCGCGGTGGACACCACGACCACTGTTCCGACGACCCCCACGGCCAGCGTCACGACGATCAAGGTCAACGCCTCCGGCGCCGCCGCGGGCGGGGTGAACGCGCATTTCAAGGTGCTGGTGGACGGCAAGGCCATCGGCGACGCCACGGTCGGCACGGCGGCGAAGGACTACAACTTCACCACCACGCTGACCGCCGGGCAGCCGCACAAGGTGCAGATCCAGTATGACAACGACGGCTTCGTGAACGGGCAGGACCGCAACCTGTTCGTCAACAAGATCACCATCAACGGCACCGCCCACAACCCGACCGACAGCATCGTCAGCTACGACAAGGGTGCGCTCGACGGCAAGGATGTGGTCAAGGGCCAGTCGTCGATGTGGTGGGGCGGCACGCTGGTCGTCGATGCCCCGGCCAAGGAGTTCCCCGCGGGCGGCTCGCTGCCGCAGAGCGGTCCCAGCACGACGACGATCACCGTCAACGCTTCCGGCGCCGCCGCGGGCGGGGTGAACGCCCATTTCAACCTGCTGGTCGATGGCCAGAAGGTCGGCGAGGGCGTGGCCGGCACCGCGGCCAAGGACTACAGCTTCACCACCAGCCTGAGCGCCGATCAGGCGCACAAGGTGCAGATCCAGTACGACAACGACGCCGTGGTGAACGGGCAGGATCGCAGCCTGTTCGTCAACAAGGTCACGATCAACGGCAAGTCCGTCCTGCCCACCGACGGCGTCGTCACCTACGACAAGGGCGCGCTGGACGGCAAGGACGTGGTCAAGGGCCAGTCCGGGATGTGGTGGAACGGCACGCTGGTGGTGGACGCGGACAAGAGCTTCTTCCCCTCGGCCACCCCGGTCGGAGAGGCCACGGCGCTGGCGCTCGACGCCGGGACGGACAGCGTGTGGAGCCACGTCGCGGCCCAGCAGGCGGCGGCCGCTCCGGTTGCCGTGGCCGATGCGGTGGCGAACAGCTTGTACGCGGCCATGCCGGTCGAGGCCGGCTATGACCCGCTGTTCGACCACGCCGACCCGTCGCTGCTGAGCCACGCGGCGTAA
- a CDS encoding c-type cytochrome codes for MRASILLVALTLTVPPCPLAAQTNPDGLGSVEYGRRLAEEICGECHHVSAGRTAKPSATDEGVEAPDLTERLSDPGVTEMALRSYLRSSHPVMPNIRLTPDETDDIVAYLMTLKTRAR; via the coding sequence ATGCGGGCCAGCATCCTGCTCGTCGCCCTGACGTTGACGGTTCCGCCCTGCCCGCTCGCGGCGCAAACCAACCCGGATGGGCTTGGAAGCGTCGAATACGGCCGCCGGCTGGCCGAGGAGATCTGCGGGGAATGCCATCACGTATCGGCGGGACGGACAGCCAAGCCGTCCGCGACGGACGAAGGCGTCGAAGCGCCCGACCTGACTGAACGGCTGTCCGATCCGGGAGTGACCGAAATGGCGTTGCGCAGCTACCTGCGCAGTTCGCACCCGGTTATGCCCAACATCCGCCTCACACCCGACGAAACGGACGACATCGTGGCCTATCTGATGACGCTGAAGACGCGGGCACGGTGA
- a CDS encoding O-antigen ligase family protein: MSAVLATPKRSRTRVADHYLTFLMLVLLGYSLAGRGFAYIGAPPLFIGEVLLLSGLLVMLRTGGVFATVSSLPGTLLAILIVWVLARTLPYFGTYSFDALRDSVIVMYGLLAFVVIALLYDEPDRLRRLVLAYGGFAVFFVTVMPVVYPLFQLLNAQIPTWPRYGVPFISLRPGEVGVHFAGVALFVLLGFRRLNPLQLAMLVFGMALVAAHSRGGMLAIVVPLAIALALVPRSRQLAPLLGIAGVTVIVALVLNLEIEVSSRKLSVDQLVTNVMSILGTTDTATLDGTKQWRIMWWDKIIGYTVQGDHFWDGKGFGINLADDDGFQVVDAEDGQVLRSPHNAHMTILARAGVPGFALWAALLGSWSVFMMRAFLLARRNGDRAWARLFVFLFCYWLSIVINASFDVTLEGPMLGIWFWVLFGVGIAAGLIYRNELENRSPLPH, encoded by the coding sequence ATGAGCGCCGTCCTCGCCACGCCGAAGCGCAGCCGGACCCGCGTGGCGGACCACTACCTGACCTTCCTGATGCTCGTCCTGCTGGGCTATTCCCTGGCCGGGCGCGGCTTCGCCTACATCGGGGCGCCGCCGCTGTTCATCGGGGAGGTTCTGCTGCTCTCCGGCTTGCTGGTCATGCTGCGCACCGGCGGGGTCTTCGCCACGGTCTCCAGCCTGCCGGGAACGTTGCTGGCGATCCTGATCGTCTGGGTGCTGGCGCGCACGCTGCCCTATTTCGGCACCTACAGCTTCGACGCGCTGCGCGACAGCGTGATCGTGATGTACGGGCTGCTCGCCTTCGTCGTCATCGCCCTGCTCTACGACGAGCCGGATCGGCTGCGCCGCCTCGTGCTGGCCTATGGCGGCTTCGCGGTGTTCTTCGTCACGGTCATGCCGGTCGTCTACCCGCTGTTCCAGCTTCTGAACGCGCAGATTCCGACCTGGCCGCGCTACGGCGTCCCCTTCATCAGCCTGCGGCCGGGCGAGGTCGGCGTGCATTTCGCGGGCGTCGCCCTGTTCGTTCTGCTGGGCTTCCGCCGCCTCAACCCGCTGCAACTGGCGATGCTGGTGTTCGGCATGGCGCTGGTCGCCGCGCACAGCCGCGGCGGGATGCTCGCCATCGTCGTGCCGCTGGCCATCGCGCTGGCCCTGGTGCCGCGCAGCCGGCAGCTCGCCCCACTGCTCGGCATCGCCGGGGTCACCGTCATCGTGGCGCTGGTCCTGAACCTGGAGATCGAGGTCTCGTCGCGGAAGCTGTCGGTCGACCAGCTCGTCACCAACGTGATGAGCATCCTGGGCACCACCGACACCGCCACGCTCGACGGCACCAAGCAGTGGCGCATCATGTGGTGGGACAAGATCATCGGCTACACCGTGCAGGGCGACCATTTCTGGGACGGCAAGGGCTTCGGCATCAATCTGGCCGACGATGACGGGTTCCAGGTGGTGGATGCCGAGGACGGGCAGGTGCTGCGCAGCCCGCACAACGCCCACATGACGATCCTCGCCCGCGCCGGGGTGCCCGGCTTCGCCCTGTGGGCGGCGCTGCTGGGAAGCTGGTCGGTCTTCATGATGCGCGCCTTCCTGCTGGCCCGCCGCAACGGCGACCGCGCCTGGGCGCGGCTGTTCGTCTTCCTCTTCTGCTACTGGTTGTCCATCGTCATCAACGCCTCCTTCGATGTGACGCTGGAGGGGCCGATGCTGGGCATCTGGTTCTGGGTCCTGTTCGGGGTCGGCATCGCCGCCGGCCTGATCTACCGCAACGAACTCGAAAACCGGTCCCCGCTGCCGCATTGA